The following proteins are co-located in the Telopea speciosissima isolate NSW1024214 ecotype Mountain lineage chromosome 9, Tspe_v1, whole genome shotgun sequence genome:
- the LOC122640359 gene encoding uncharacterized protein LOC122640359 isoform X1, protein MGTNGNGQCFFPLTSLQIGDLQSYLSHLSLFLPPETRKLYILVDNRPWKNLDSRAAHLWQLMVTKSRLSPFANTKMRQKRKDFGKRLDLNSGLSSNTSKVKKFERWFRLIERATSSRKNALLPVKKLKNSFLSSHDLYRTLYGFIVFEVAWADVRGINYLNELQTDTSVALEAKFMKRWEFDSVQQAAASVSAWFSGTQSEHILLQEYLSSIIGEVFYDAQDCDPNDSGESICIDGGHAEDECSGDLGGNFSVYPGNAEYRMNTYHTPPPPTGSYKRRKITKCNSAGGEVGAFSEKIHPEIGSSPKHTGASMSGTSSDSENAVEATQYRDVLILFKFDDPYLPFKLRPIIMSDLRLLTLLESGLPSWVIFLQSYPVFCHLYRPWMCPLARALYVLVSVVTVLIGFYDLYKNVPLLKATASRLCGPLVDWIDSWEMISRIKYLGTMLFLHNFEKAVKWFLTISRTIKSFLSVLTQPMDGPLVELLGFLIPIWNICLQVVASFCSVFWVAIRSSCSLVVDLVEILFFPVQLILSFTWSIGSSILYPIFWAIWEILYIPIRLVLLIGSFISSVYSCTYAFVGEIWLFVSSIFQIASASEATVSTYEVSMWRSLWNDLFSQVFRAIRSIVNGFVAFFATCNRHRLSIYNHILELFRQLSCLSHRSRSRGTSHYGQKYGAHHSLDARNSHAKNSQKTHEKKHV, encoded by the exons AGACTTACAGTCCTATCTTTCACATCTTAGCCTTTTTCTTCCCCCCGAGACtagaaaattatatatattggTGGACAACCGGCCATGGAAAAACTTGGATTCCCGGGCTGCACACCTGTGGCAGTTGATGGTTACCAAG TCCAGATTGTCCCCATTTGCAAACACTAAAATGCGACAGAAGAGAAAGGATTTTGGAAAGAGGCTTGATTTGAATAGTGGTCTCAGTTCTAACACGAGTAAAGTGAAAAAATTTGAGAGATGGTTCCGATTGATTGAGAGAGCAACATCATCACGGAAGAATGCTTTGCTGCCTGTGAAAAAATTGAAGAATTCTTTTCTCTCAAGCCATGACTTGTATCGGACCCTGTATGGATTTATTGTTTTTGAGGTTGCATGGGCTGATGTCCGTGGTATTAACTATCTGAATGAGCTTCAG ACAGATACATCAGTGGCATTAGAGGCTAAATTTATGAAGCGCTGGGAGTTTGATAGTGTACAACAAGCTGCAGCATCAGTTTCTGCTTGGTTCTCTGGGACACAATCTGAACATATTCTCTTGCAAGAATATCTAAGTTCCATCATAG GAGAGGTGTTCTATGATGCTCAAGACTGTGACCCCAATGACAGTGGTGAGAGTATTTGTATTGACGGTGGGCATGCTGAAGACGAATGCTCCGGTGACCTTGGTGGCAATTTTAGTGTATACCCTGGAAATGCTGAATACAGAATGAACACATATCACACACCTCCACCCCCTACTGGCTCGTACAAGAGAAGGAAAATAACGAAATGCAATAGTGCTGGAGGTGAAGTTGGTGCATTTTCTGAGAAAATTCATCCTGAAATTGGTAGCTCCCCGAAACATACAGGAGCTTCAATGTCAGGCACTAGTAGTGATAGTGAAAATGCAGTTGAAGCTACCCAGTACAGAGATGTCTTGATTTTGTTCAAGTTTGATGACCCTTACCTTCCATTTAAATTGAGACCCATCATTATGTCTGATCTGCGGTTACTTACCTTATTGGAGTCTGGGCTTCCATCTTGGGTTATTTTTCTTCAGTCATATCCAGTATTTTGCCATCTCTATCGTCCATGGATGTGTCCTCTAGCAAGAGCTCTTTATGTGCTGGTTTCAGTTGTCACAGTGCTGATAGGGTTTTATGACCTGTACAAAAATGTCCCACTTCTGAAGGCTACTGCATCACGTTTGTGTGGGCCCCTCGTTGACTGGATAGATTCCTGGGAGATGATTTCAAGGATTAAGTACTTGGGTACTATGCTATTTTTACATAATTTTGAGAAAGCCGTTAAGTGGTTTTTAACGATTAGCCGGACTATTAAATCATTTCTTTCAGTTCTGACGCAACCAATGGATGGGCCACTTGTTGAGCTTTTGGGTTTCCTTATTCCCATTTGGAATATATGTCTCCAAGTAGTAGCAAGCTTCTGTTCAGTTTTCTGGGTTGCAATTAGGTCTTCTTGCAGCTTAGTTGTGGATCTAGTGGAGATCTTATTCTTCCCAGTGCAGTTAATCCTTTCTTTCACATGGAGCATTG GCTCCTCCATTCTGTACCCAATATTTTGGGCCATCTGGGAAATACTATACATACCTATCCGCCTGGTTCTTTTGATTGGAAGTTTTATATCTTCTGTCTACTCCTGCACATATGCTTTTGTGGGAGAGATTTGGCTGTTTGTGAGTAGTATATTCCAGATTGCATCGGCTTCTGAGGCAACAGTGAGCACATATGAAGTTTCCATGTGGCGTTCACTGTGGAATGATCTTTTCTCTCAG GTTTTTCGTGCTATTCGAAGCATAGTAAATGGCTTTGTTGCCTTTTTTGCAACGTGCAACAGGCACCGCTTAAG CATCTATAATCATATCCTGGAACTTTTCCGGCAATTATCTTGCCTATCCCACAGATCACGGTCCCGGGGCACTAGTCATTATGGACAGAAATATGGAGCCCACCATTCG TTGGATGCGAGGAACAGCCATGCCAA AAACTCACAGAAAACACATGAGAAAAAGCATGTTTGA
- the LOC122640359 gene encoding uncharacterized protein LOC122640359 isoform X2: protein MRQKRKDFGKRLDLNSGLSSNTSKVKKFERWFRLIERATSSRKNALLPVKKLKNSFLSSHDLYRTLYGFIVFEVAWADVRGINYLNELQTDTSVALEAKFMKRWEFDSVQQAAASVSAWFSGTQSEHILLQEYLSSIIGEVFYDAQDCDPNDSGESICIDGGHAEDECSGDLGGNFSVYPGNAEYRMNTYHTPPPPTGSYKRRKITKCNSAGGEVGAFSEKIHPEIGSSPKHTGASMSGTSSDSENAVEATQYRDVLILFKFDDPYLPFKLRPIIMSDLRLLTLLESGLPSWVIFLQSYPVFCHLYRPWMCPLARALYVLVSVVTVLIGFYDLYKNVPLLKATASRLCGPLVDWIDSWEMISRIKYLGTMLFLHNFEKAVKWFLTISRTIKSFLSVLTQPMDGPLVELLGFLIPIWNICLQVVASFCSVFWVAIRSSCSLVVDLVEILFFPVQLILSFTWSIGSSILYPIFWAIWEILYIPIRLVLLIGSFISSVYSCTYAFVGEIWLFVSSIFQIASASEATVSTYEVSMWRSLWNDLFSQVFRAIRSIVNGFVAFFATCNRHRLSIYNHILELFRQLSCLSHRSRSRGTSHYGQKYGAHHSLDARNSHAKNSQKTHEKKHV from the exons ATGCGACAGAAGAGAAAGGATTTTGGAAAGAGGCTTGATTTGAATAGTGGTCTCAGTTCTAACACGAGTAAAGTGAAAAAATTTGAGAGATGGTTCCGATTGATTGAGAGAGCAACATCATCACGGAAGAATGCTTTGCTGCCTGTGAAAAAATTGAAGAATTCTTTTCTCTCAAGCCATGACTTGTATCGGACCCTGTATGGATTTATTGTTTTTGAGGTTGCATGGGCTGATGTCCGTGGTATTAACTATCTGAATGAGCTTCAG ACAGATACATCAGTGGCATTAGAGGCTAAATTTATGAAGCGCTGGGAGTTTGATAGTGTACAACAAGCTGCAGCATCAGTTTCTGCTTGGTTCTCTGGGACACAATCTGAACATATTCTCTTGCAAGAATATCTAAGTTCCATCATAG GAGAGGTGTTCTATGATGCTCAAGACTGTGACCCCAATGACAGTGGTGAGAGTATTTGTATTGACGGTGGGCATGCTGAAGACGAATGCTCCGGTGACCTTGGTGGCAATTTTAGTGTATACCCTGGAAATGCTGAATACAGAATGAACACATATCACACACCTCCACCCCCTACTGGCTCGTACAAGAGAAGGAAAATAACGAAATGCAATAGTGCTGGAGGTGAAGTTGGTGCATTTTCTGAGAAAATTCATCCTGAAATTGGTAGCTCCCCGAAACATACAGGAGCTTCAATGTCAGGCACTAGTAGTGATAGTGAAAATGCAGTTGAAGCTACCCAGTACAGAGATGTCTTGATTTTGTTCAAGTTTGATGACCCTTACCTTCCATTTAAATTGAGACCCATCATTATGTCTGATCTGCGGTTACTTACCTTATTGGAGTCTGGGCTTCCATCTTGGGTTATTTTTCTTCAGTCATATCCAGTATTTTGCCATCTCTATCGTCCATGGATGTGTCCTCTAGCAAGAGCTCTTTATGTGCTGGTTTCAGTTGTCACAGTGCTGATAGGGTTTTATGACCTGTACAAAAATGTCCCACTTCTGAAGGCTACTGCATCACGTTTGTGTGGGCCCCTCGTTGACTGGATAGATTCCTGGGAGATGATTTCAAGGATTAAGTACTTGGGTACTATGCTATTTTTACATAATTTTGAGAAAGCCGTTAAGTGGTTTTTAACGATTAGCCGGACTATTAAATCATTTCTTTCAGTTCTGACGCAACCAATGGATGGGCCACTTGTTGAGCTTTTGGGTTTCCTTATTCCCATTTGGAATATATGTCTCCAAGTAGTAGCAAGCTTCTGTTCAGTTTTCTGGGTTGCAATTAGGTCTTCTTGCAGCTTAGTTGTGGATCTAGTGGAGATCTTATTCTTCCCAGTGCAGTTAATCCTTTCTTTCACATGGAGCATTG GCTCCTCCATTCTGTACCCAATATTTTGGGCCATCTGGGAAATACTATACATACCTATCCGCCTGGTTCTTTTGATTGGAAGTTTTATATCTTCTGTCTACTCCTGCACATATGCTTTTGTGGGAGAGATTTGGCTGTTTGTGAGTAGTATATTCCAGATTGCATCGGCTTCTGAGGCAACAGTGAGCACATATGAAGTTTCCATGTGGCGTTCACTGTGGAATGATCTTTTCTCTCAG GTTTTTCGTGCTATTCGAAGCATAGTAAATGGCTTTGTTGCCTTTTTTGCAACGTGCAACAGGCACCGCTTAAG CATCTATAATCATATCCTGGAACTTTTCCGGCAATTATCTTGCCTATCCCACAGATCACGGTCCCGGGGCACTAGTCATTATGGACAGAAATATGGAGCCCACCATTCG TTGGATGCGAGGAACAGCCATGCCAA AAACTCACAGAAAACACATGAGAAAAAGCATGTTTGA